From the genome of Oceanispirochaeta sp. M1, one region includes:
- a CDS encoding DeoR/GlpR family DNA-binding transcription regulator — protein sequence MKDNDQLKQLQSQATRQKRIIELIQRDGHVRVLDLSKSLNVSEITIRRDLALLEKKNLLERTHGGAITTKRIYKEVNYNSRSDQELENKDSIAKLAAGLINDGDTVFINGGSTTFHIFRYINKKNIKVVTTNVGCIGQIENPDIELILAGGLYHPLSKSFYGGFTNDILNQVNANKAILGVHGISCLYGLTTPMQHAADTSRLMMNRTRGDIIVVADHRKIGLVSDYVTAPVNRITTLITDWFLDKEYIKDFEEQGITVIQTNALD from the coding sequence ATGAAAGATAACGATCAGCTAAAGCAGCTTCAGTCTCAGGCAACAAGGCAAAAAAGAATAATTGAGTTAATTCAGAGAGATGGACATGTCCGGGTTCTGGATCTAAGTAAATCTCTGAATGTTTCGGAGATTACAATTCGTAGAGATCTGGCCTTGCTTGAAAAGAAAAATTTACTGGAAAGAACTCATGGAGGTGCAATAACTACAAAACGGATATATAAAGAGGTCAATTATAACAGCAGATCCGATCAGGAATTAGAAAATAAAGATTCCATAGCAAAACTTGCGGCTGGTCTTATCAATGATGGTGATACTGTTTTTATTAATGGAGGTTCAACTACCTTTCATATTTTCAGATATATCAACAAAAAGAACATTAAAGTAGTTACCACAAATGTCGGCTGCATTGGACAGATTGAGAATCCGGATATTGAACTGATATTAGCTGGAGGACTCTATCATCCTTTGTCAAAATCATTTTATGGTGGATTCACCAATGATATATTAAATCAGGTTAATGCCAATAAGGCTATTCTTGGTGTTCATGGCATAAGCTGTCTTTATGGTTTAACAACACCCATGCAGCATGCAGCTGATACAAGCAGATTGATGATGAACAGAACAAGAGGGGATATCATTGTTGTTGCTGATCATCGGAAGATCGGTCTGGTCTCGGATTACGTTACTGCCCCTGTTAATAGAATCACTACACTCATAACAGACTGGTTTCTGGATAAAGAGTATATAAAGGATTTTGAAGAGCAGGGGATTACTGTTATTCAGACAAATGCCCTCGACTGA
- the mvk gene encoding mevalonate kinase: MSTGKGFGKTILIGDQFVLWEVPAILAAIPFETECTVERLKTGSGWILDDKRIEVPGYKKAKEKDCRASFDRMVEVMELDLENNPIKISVEGDLLAGSGVGASAAICVSFARACNKEFALNMDILDINHVAWEGEFGYHGLPSGLDNTVSSYGGVIKYRIKDDVKQFERINLSKPIEIVLGNSGVTANTASLKGFLEEQEKEDSELFNGRLDTIKSQVEELGKALSRDDLKETGSIMNKNHKILIEMGLSHEKLIYLCDKAVSLGAYGAKVTGGGRGGYMVALTPGKELQEKVAAQFESEGIATIRATIGGTPTDETKFQILK, encoded by the coding sequence ATGAGTACTGGAAAAGGATTTGGTAAAACAATTTTAATTGGAGATCAGTTTGTCCTATGGGAGGTCCCTGCAATACTGGCAGCGATTCCCTTTGAAACAGAATGTACAGTAGAACGCCTGAAAACGGGGTCCGGTTGGATTCTTGATGATAAAAGAATTGAAGTTCCCGGGTATAAAAAAGCTAAAGAAAAAGACTGCCGTGCTTCCTTTGATAGAATGGTCGAAGTCATGGAACTCGATCTTGAGAATAATCCGATTAAAATATCAGTAGAGGGAGATTTGCTGGCAGGCAGTGGAGTTGGTGCAAGTGCTGCGATCTGTGTCTCTTTTGCCCGGGCATGTAATAAGGAATTCGCCTTGAACATGGACATCCTTGATATCAATCATGTTGCCTGGGAAGGTGAATTCGGATATCACGGCTTACCCAGTGGTTTGGATAATACAGTTTCGTCCTATGGGGGTGTGATAAAATACCGAATCAAGGATGATGTGAAACAGTTTGAGAGGATAAACCTTTCCAAGCCCATAGAAATTGTATTGGGAAACAGTGGTGTCACTGCAAATACTGCCTCCTTGAAGGGATTTCTTGAAGAACAGGAAAAGGAAGATTCAGAGCTCTTCAATGGACGTCTTGATACAATTAAGTCACAGGTTGAAGAACTGGGTAAGGCTCTATCCAGGGATGATTTGAAAGAAACAGGCAGCATTATGAATAAAAACCATAAGATCCTGATAGAGATGGGGCTGTCTCATGAGAAGCTTATCTATCTCTGTGATAAGGCAGTTTCCCTTGGAGCATATGGAGCCAAAGTGACAGGCGGAGGCCGTGGTGGATATATGGTTGCCCTGACACCCGGAAAAGAACTTCAGGAAAAGGTGGCGGCTCAGTTTGAATCAGAAGGGATCGCCACAATCAGAGCCACTATTGGTGGAACTCCAACGGATGAAACCAAGTTTCAGATTCTTAAATAG
- a CDS encoding DHH family phosphoesterase, producing MIKDLRNAMEAAISSLKNNESRNVTLFHHNDTDGLSSGTILLNAFDQIGYGISRFSLEKPYPEVLEIILKKKDQIIVFTDFAGKIAPLISELNNGKNLVIILDHHPAEKVDDESVFNLDGELYGLKGDRDISASATCSLFAEVLLQSLGIEGNSYPHLGVLGAVGDGFLVDGCLSGINREVLNKALKKKLIRVVKSERGEEYFITLGEKEYPAEEICNILDTLGGVGYYSDGPSRGIDICQSGLDSENIDYMISLLNKKEAIFSSEIENLQKNIRTTDHIQWFNVEDRFNPMGVKMIGVFCTHIKDMDFLDQSKYIAGFQNVPDIVPGFGTINFNSTKISMRVSRNLTEKIRSGLIPGLNSFLPEATEILDGFSDACHGLSAATTVKIGQEEQLIKEMEKILTNKDEEI from the coding sequence ATGATTAAAGATTTACGTAATGCAATGGAAGCAGCAATTTCCTCATTAAAGAATAATGAATCCAGAAATGTGACTCTTTTTCATCATAATGATACAGACGGATTGAGCTCGGGTACAATTTTACTGAATGCTTTTGACCAGATCGGCTACGGAATATCCAGGTTTTCATTGGAAAAACCCTATCCGGAGGTACTGGAAATAATTCTGAAAAAAAAGGATCAGATCATAGTATTTACCGATTTTGCCGGAAAGATTGCTCCATTGATATCTGAATTAAACAATGGAAAGAACCTGGTGATCATCCTGGACCATCATCCCGCAGAGAAAGTGGATGATGAATCTGTTTTCAACCTGGACGGAGAGTTATACGGCTTAAAAGGTGACAGGGATATTTCCGCCTCAGCTACCTGCAGTTTATTCGCCGAGGTCCTTCTGCAAAGCCTTGGAATAGAGGGAAACTCATACCCTCATCTGGGAGTACTCGGAGCAGTGGGAGACGGATTTTTAGTCGATGGATGTCTTTCCGGAATCAATAGAGAGGTACTGAATAAAGCGCTTAAGAAAAAATTGATACGAGTTGTAAAATCAGAGCGGGGTGAAGAGTATTTCATTACACTTGGTGAAAAAGAATATCCTGCAGAAGAAATCTGTAATATTCTGGATACACTCGGAGGCGTCGGCTATTATAGTGATGGACCATCCAGGGGCATTGATATCTGTCAATCCGGATTGGATTCTGAAAATATTGATTACATGATTTCACTGCTGAATAAAAAAGAAGCCATATTCAGCAGTGAAATAGAAAATCTACAAAAGAATATTCGTACAACTGACCATATTCAATGGTTTAACGTAGAGGATCGATTCAACCCGATGGGTGTAAAAATGATAGGAGTATTCTGTACTCATATCAAGGATATGGATTTTTTGGATCAATCAAAATATATCGCAGGATTTCAGAACGTTCCTGATATTGTACCCGGTTTTGGTACTATCAATTTCAACTCGACAAAGATTTCAATGAGAGTCTCCCGAAATCTCACAGAGAAGATCAGATCCGGTCTGATTCCCGGATTGAACAGCTTTCTTCCGGAAGCAACAGAAATTCTGGATGGCTTCTCAGATGCCTGTCATGGACTATCGGCGGCAACCACTGTAAAAATTGGACAGGAAGAACAACTTATAAAAGAAATGGAAAAAATACTAACAAATAAGGATGAAGAAATATGA
- a CDS encoding flagellar motor switch protein FliG: MKFPQKGLDAYKAESKRSLDSGSDEDNAALKVLNSESPGLLKTGDIALETDQKPNNPAVSDRKSGTPSSGTAQAARFLLLLGKDEAGKVLRKMSEAEIEQVTAEIARIKEIGRDEAVQILQTFGDRFNLKGNSTGGLDRARSFLIQAFGEERAEQFIARAVPDTVPPPFSFMNDLSLPQILQLLKEEPPETCSVILSFLDAGTVSSYLKSCDPGTQVTLIRQLARKRDMNPEVLSRMDTLLQEKAHRIGKFEEIVIDGQDRLAEILKHMDMGAEKRILGDLEEGDPELSRSIKDQLHTIDCIFQMRPRDLQSLLLEMDNDRIAFILRGKEDTVVDQILNHLSSQRKLIVEETLILSPRVSRKEVEKETREFLNLIRKREEEGVYVLLGRDEDEYI; this comes from the coding sequence ATGAAGTTTCCCCAGAAGGGCCTGGATGCCTACAAAGCCGAGAGTAAAAGATCCCTGGATTCCGGAAGTGATGAGGATAATGCGGCACTTAAAGTACTGAATTCTGAATCTCCCGGACTGCTTAAAACAGGTGATATAGCGCTTGAAACAGATCAAAAGCCGAATAACCCGGCTGTCTCAGACCGGAAGAGCGGCACTCCATCTTCGGGTACGGCCCAGGCTGCCCGATTCCTTCTCCTTTTAGGGAAGGATGAGGCCGGAAAAGTTCTCAGAAAGATGAGTGAGGCCGAGATAGAACAGGTAACAGCCGAAATCGCAAGGATCAAGGAGATTGGACGTGATGAAGCCGTTCAGATTCTCCAGACCTTCGGTGACAGGTTTAACCTCAAGGGAAACAGTACCGGCGGACTGGACCGTGCAAGATCATTTTTGATACAGGCATTCGGAGAGGAGAGGGCAGAGCAGTTTATTGCCAGAGCAGTGCCCGATACTGTGCCCCCTCCTTTTTCCTTCATGAATGATCTTTCTCTGCCCCAGATTCTTCAGCTTCTTAAAGAGGAACCCCCTGAAACATGCTCGGTGATTCTCTCGTTTCTTGACGCAGGAACTGTATCATCATATCTGAAGAGCTGTGATCCCGGTACACAGGTTACCCTCATAAGGCAGCTGGCAAGAAAAAGAGATATGAATCCTGAGGTTCTCAGCCGCATGGATACACTGCTGCAGGAGAAGGCTCACCGCATAGGAAAGTTTGAAGAAATTGTCATTGACGGACAGGACAGGCTGGCTGAAATTTTAAAGCATATGGATATGGGCGCTGAAAAACGGATCTTAGGCGACCTTGAAGAGGGCGATCCTGAACTGAGCCGGAGTATCAAGGATCAGCTTCATACAATCGATTGTATCTTTCAGATGCGGCCTCGGGATCTTCAGAGTCTTCTTCTTGAAATGGATAATGACAGAATTGCCTTTATACTCAGGGGAAAGGAAGATACGGTTGTAGATCAGATCCTCAATCATCTCTCTTCCCAGCGCAAACTTATCGTGGAGGAGACTCTGATTCTTTCTCCCAGGGTATCCAGGAAAGAGGTGGAGAAGGAGACCAGAGAGTTTCTGAATCTGATCCGTAAAAGAGAAGAGGAGGGAGTCTATGTCCTCCTGGGCAGGGATGAGGACGAGTATATTTAA
- a CDS encoding alanine--tRNA ligase: MTGNELRKKYIDFFVSRNHKEISGQSLIPENDPTVLFTTAGMHPLVPYLQGQPHPAGKRLTNYQKCIRTGDIEAVGDPSHLTFFEMLGNWSLGDYFKEEALSMSWEFLTSKEYLGLDKERLSVTVFAGDDEVPRDNEAADIWRAQGVPESRIYFLPREDNWWGPAGNTGPCGPDSEMFYDTGKEACGDDCKPGCHCGKYFEIWNDVFMQYNKTEDGLYEKLDAPCVDTGMGIERTATMLQGKNSVYQTELFIPIIAKVEELTGKHYGDDEDVDISIRIISDHCKSATMIIGDPRGAKPSNLGQGYILRRLIRRAVRHGRKLGITENFLGQVSQVAIDMYKDVYTELADSGAMILNELELEEKQFSTTLKKGEHEFEKILPNLLKNPRKEIPGRLAFKLYDTFGFPLELTEELASEHGMTVDRDGFEAAFKKHQEASKKGADKIFKGGLADHSEMTTRYHTATHMLHEALKRVLGDHVEQKGSNITEERLRFDFSHPEKMTTQELKEVEDLVNAEIQKSQAVSMKTMTVEEAREQGARALFSSKYGEQVKVYFIGDYSIEVCGGPHIENTSELGKFVIKKEQSSSRGVRRIKAVLQ; this comes from the coding sequence ATGACTGGTAACGAACTAAGAAAAAAATACATCGACTTTTTTGTATCAAGAAATCATAAAGAAATATCGGGACAATCTCTGATTCCCGAGAATGATCCCACCGTCCTTTTTACGACTGCGGGAATGCACCCTCTGGTTCCCTATCTTCAGGGACAGCCCCATCCGGCCGGAAAACGTCTTACAAACTATCAGAAATGTATCCGTACCGGAGACATCGAAGCTGTAGGAGACCCTTCTCACCTGACATTTTTTGAAATGCTGGGCAACTGGTCTCTGGGGGACTACTTCAAGGAAGAAGCCCTGAGCATGAGCTGGGAATTCCTTACATCCAAAGAATATCTCGGACTGGACAAAGAAAGACTCTCTGTCACCGTATTTGCGGGTGATGATGAAGTTCCCCGTGATAATGAAGCTGCCGATATCTGGAGAGCTCAGGGAGTTCCTGAAAGCAGGATTTACTTCCTTCCAAGAGAAGACAACTGGTGGGGACCCGCCGGTAACACAGGACCCTGTGGTCCTGACAGTGAAATGTTCTACGACACCGGAAAAGAAGCCTGTGGAGACGACTGTAAACCCGGTTGTCACTGTGGTAAGTACTTTGAAATCTGGAATGACGTTTTCATGCAGTATAACAAGACCGAAGACGGGTTGTATGAGAAACTGGATGCTCCCTGTGTTGATACAGGAATGGGTATCGAGCGTACTGCCACCATGCTGCAGGGTAAGAACTCTGTATACCAGACCGAACTTTTCATACCTATTATCGCCAAAGTTGAAGAACTGACGGGTAAACACTATGGGGATGATGAGGATGTAGATATTTCCATTCGAATTATTTCCGACCACTGTAAGTCAGCTACTATGATTATCGGTGATCCCAGAGGAGCCAAGCCCTCCAACCTGGGACAGGGCTACATCCTTCGCCGTCTTATCAGACGTGCCGTGCGTCACGGAAGAAAGCTGGGTATAACAGAAAACTTCCTGGGCCAGGTAAGTCAGGTTGCCATAGATATGTATAAAGATGTCTATACAGAGCTGGCTGACAGTGGCGCAATGATTTTAAATGAGCTTGAACTGGAAGAGAAACAGTTCAGTACAACTCTGAAAAAGGGTGAGCATGAGTTTGAAAAGATTCTCCCCAACCTGTTGAAAAACCCCAGGAAGGAGATTCCCGGACGTCTGGCATTCAAACTTTACGATACATTCGGATTTCCCCTTGAGCTGACAGAAGAGCTGGCCTCAGAACACGGTATGACCGTAGACCGCGACGGATTTGAAGCAGCATTCAAAAAACATCAGGAAGCCTCCAAGAAGGGTGCTGACAAGATCTTCAAGGGAGGTCTTGCAGATCATTCCGAGATGACCACACGTTATCACACAGCCACTCACATGCTTCATGAAGCCCTTAAGCGCGTACTGGGAGACCATGTCGAGCAGAAGGGAAGTAATATCACCGAAGAGCGTCTGAGATTCGACTTCTCTCATCCTGAGAAGATGACTACCCAAGAGCTTAAAGAGGTTGAAGATCTTGTAAATGCCGAGATTCAGAAGAGTCAGGCAGTCTCCATGAAGACAATGACTGTGGAAGAAGCCAGGGAGCAGGGTGCCAGAGCACTGTTCTCATCTAAATACGGAGAGCAGGTCAAGGTATACTTTATCGGTGACTACTCCATTGAAGTCTGCGGCGGACCCCATATTGAAAACACTTCCGAGCTCGGTAAGTTTGTGATCAAGAAAGAGCAGTCCTCTTCCAGAGGAGTCCGGCGGATCAAGGCTGTACTGCAGTAA
- a CDS encoding alpha-amylase/4-alpha-glucanotransferase domain-containing protein, which yields MKKIKLVFGTNSTQALDLPEHLYEDAYQKAYKPFLTAVYNFPELALTLHYSGPLLSWLERRHPEFITVLREMVERKQAEILGGGFYEPILPLIPSSDRVGQIEMMTTFIRKSLGKRSRGAWIARQIWDNQMSHTLKSCGMEYTFMDETRFIEAGIRESRLFRPVLTEEQGKSIQVFPLCNRIQDMMFVKSPSEVIDELRNITKGMGPDPIISLILPGESLNSDLSDDTAVCDTPWLEEFFTQLEENREWIELSLPGRIVRNPMPLDKRYFSTTSFTNLMEWKKENYIPSSEETAGNCNYRHFLTVYPESNLLYSKMMYTQILTNQVRGDRYKKKSAKEELWKGQNHSPYWHGPNKGIYNIQLRHSAYRFLIESEKTTREKGIFIPALMPMDFDMDGLDEFVYQGHTLNAYCHQKGGSLIELDYLPSSWNYLNTLSRHRDGAGKGNHRDRYLRKAFHDHFFEEFDLDGFKNGTYVEEGDFLSGYYDVKTHNREKHFLVLQRNGSLDRKGRKLPVKIRKQYDFKRNSVELQYDISNIGYEKVTYKFGSEFNLSLPSPASCESKFYYINDREEFLEIKTQPADIKGLQILQVQDVMNNTTIQTEFSILPDHFWCLPLETPYTDGKGGEELLYQGTTFLPSWEITLFPGESWSVDISLKVGKSSGKAFA from the coding sequence ATGAAAAAAATTAAGCTGGTTTTTGGAACTAACAGTACACAAGCTCTAGATTTGCCTGAGCATCTTTATGAAGATGCTTATCAGAAGGCCTATAAACCCTTCCTGACGGCGGTGTATAATTTTCCGGAACTGGCTTTGACTCTACACTATTCCGGACCTCTCCTCTCCTGGCTGGAGAGGAGGCATCCTGAGTTCATTACTGTTCTCAGGGAGATGGTTGAACGGAAACAGGCTGAAATCCTCGGGGGAGGGTTCTATGAACCCATCCTTCCGCTTATTCCCTCCTCAGACAGGGTCGGTCAGATTGAAATGATGACCACCTTTATTAGAAAGAGTCTCGGAAAACGTTCCAGAGGCGCCTGGATTGCCAGGCAGATCTGGGACAATCAGATGTCTCATACTCTTAAGAGCTGCGGCATGGAATACACCTTCATGGATGAAACCCGCTTCATAGAGGCAGGAATCCGTGAATCCAGGTTGTTCAGGCCGGTTCTGACAGAAGAGCAGGGAAAGTCTATACAGGTATTCCCGTTGTGTAACCGGATTCAGGATATGATGTTTGTTAAAAGTCCTTCCGAGGTCATCGACGAATTACGGAATATAACAAAGGGGATGGGGCCTGATCCCATTATCTCCCTTATTCTTCCCGGAGAATCTCTTAACAGTGATTTAAGTGATGATACAGCAGTCTGTGATACCCCATGGCTGGAGGAGTTCTTCACTCAGCTTGAAGAGAACCGGGAATGGATCGAACTGAGTCTACCCGGCCGCATCGTTCGGAATCCCATGCCTCTGGATAAACGATATTTTTCCACAACAAGTTTTACAAATCTCATGGAGTGGAAAAAAGAAAATTATATCCCCTCTTCTGAGGAGACTGCGGGTAACTGTAATTACAGACATTTTCTGACTGTGTATCCGGAAAGTAATCTCCTTTATTCTAAAATGATGTATACCCAGATTCTGACCAACCAGGTCAGAGGAGATAGATACAAGAAAAAATCTGCCAAGGAAGAGCTTTGGAAAGGGCAGAACCATTCTCCCTACTGGCATGGACCTAATAAGGGTATTTACAATATTCAGCTTCGTCACAGTGCCTATCGTTTTCTGATTGAATCTGAGAAGACAACAAGAGAGAAGGGGATATTCATCCCCGCTCTGATGCCTATGGATTTTGATATGGACGGTCTGGACGAGTTTGTCTATCAGGGACATACTTTAAATGCCTACTGTCATCAGAAGGGCGGTTCCCTGATTGAACTGGATTACCTCCCTTCCAGCTGGAATTATCTGAATACCCTGAGCCGTCACAGAGATGGAGCGGGTAAAGGTAATCACAGAGATCGTTATCTACGTAAAGCTTTCCATGATCATTTCTTTGAGGAATTTGATCTGGATGGATTCAAAAATGGAACTTATGTAGAAGAGGGTGATTTTCTCAGCGGCTATTATGATGTTAAAACACATAACAGAGAGAAGCATTTTCTTGTTCTTCAACGAAATGGATCCCTGGACCGTAAAGGCCGGAAGCTGCCTGTCAAGATTAGAAAACAGTATGATTTCAAACGGAACAGCGTTGAGCTGCAGTATGATATAAGCAATATCGGCTATGAGAAAGTGACATATAAATTCGGCAGTGAGTTCAATCTTTCCCTGCCAAGTCCTGCAAGCTGTGAGTCAAAATTCTACTATATCAATGACAGAGAAGAGTTTCTGGAGATAAAGACTCAGCCCGCTGATATCAAAGGACTACAGATCCTGCAGGTACAGGATGTTATGAACAATACAACCATTCAGACCGAGTTTTCCATTCTCCCCGATCATTTCTGGTGTCTCCCTCTTGAAACTCCCTATACCGACGGTAAGGGCGGAGAAGAGCTTCTGTACCAGGGAACAACCTTTCTTCCCTCCTGGGAAATAACACTGTTTCCCGGAGAGAGCTGGTCGGTAGATATTAGTTTAAAAGTTGGAAAGAGCAGCGGTAAGGCATTCGCCTGA
- a CDS encoding flavodoxin family protein, which yields MKVIAINGSPKKDGNTAQAMKLVCDELEAAGIETEIICIGNKLIRGCMGCGKCFKNRDEKCIFGEDGVNDIIQKMKDADGILLGSPVHYSGVSGAMKSFLDRAFYVSDANRGLFARKVGASVAAVRRSGGITTIDQLNRYLSYSEMLISSSNYWTVIHGTMPGEVLQDEEGIQIVRILGKNMAWLLNLVENGKGAVTAPEMEKKTMTNFIR from the coding sequence ATGAAAGTAATAGCTATTAATGGAAGTCCCAAAAAAGATGGTAATACAGCACAGGCAATGAAGCTGGTATGCGATGAGCTGGAAGCTGCAGGTATTGAGACAGAAATCATATGTATTGGAAATAAACTGATCCGCGGCTGTATGGGCTGTGGAAAGTGTTTTAAAAATAGAGATGAGAAGTGTATCTTCGGTGAAGACGGGGTCAATGATATCATTCAGAAGATGAAGGATGCCGATGGCATCCTTCTGGGTTCTCCGGTCCATTATTCCGGTGTCTCCGGGGCCATGAAATCATTTCTGGACAGGGCATTTTATGTCTCCGATGCTAATAGAGGACTTTTTGCCCGAAAAGTGGGTGCCTCTGTAGCCGCTGTCCGGCGTTCCGGAGGAATCACAACTATAGACCAGCTTAATAGGTACCTGAGCTATTCAGAGATGCTGATCTCCAGTTCAAATTACTGGACAGTCATACATGGTACCATGCCCGGTGAAGTCCTTCAGGATGAAGAGGGTATTCAGATTGTGCGGATACTAGGAAAGAATATGGCCTGGCTGCTCAATCTTGTAGAAAATGGTAAGGGAGCTGTGACAGCCCCGGAGATGGAAAAGAAGACTATGACGAATTTTATCCGCTGA
- a CDS encoding SEC-C metal-binding domain-containing protein, whose amino-acid sequence MEESDFHKRLKNTGRNDLCLCGSGKKYKKCHLNEDKSLEHEEFKKREEELKAEEHKASELEKENPEANDSSAKKKVKIDNSFKSPASKARGVKGIKSTSIPRRPAN is encoded by the coding sequence ATGGAAGAATCAGATTTTCACAAGCGGTTGAAAAATACAGGACGGAACGATCTGTGTCTCTGCGGTTCAGGTAAGAAGTACAAAAAATGCCATCTGAACGAAGATAAAAGCTTGGAACATGAAGAGTTTAAGAAACGGGAAGAGGAATTGAAGGCCGAAGAACATAAGGCTTCCGAACTTGAAAAAGAGAATCCCGAAGCAAATGATTCTTCAGCCAAAAAGAAGGTGAAAATTGACAACTCCTTTAAATCACCCGCCTCAAAGGCACGTGGAGTGAAAGGGATCAAATCAACCAGTATTCCCCGCAGACCTGCAAACTGA
- a CDS encoding Na/Pi cotransporter family protein has product MSIWNLFSLVGGLAIFLFGMMEMNKHLTSIAGGRMKSIMMTLTKGPARGYLTGLGITIINQSSSATTVLEAALVGAGLLTFQQSLAVTLGAELGSTFLPQLIAFPSITKFSTLIVFIGFIMLITARTKRKRHISLTVFTFGLLFLGMDMMSSSLKPLRTYEPFISLMKNIETPVLGMLLGLVFTMIIQSSGATTSITIAMALSGTISLEQAIPINLGAAVGTCITAVLGSMTLNWDAKRAAYIHIMFQLIGTLWVFILLSIPFHGERLYIWGIKWFTSNILGTESLARQIAMGFTFMPIINHIIVFPNLRFILRLFNKLFPERESPKPFGVKYIKTNLISNSIELSLLMTKKEIIRVSDLIQTMILEMKTAFRSKDSTIFERVSELDSKVDTLHKAIIPFLAELSQEELTEKESELCMNYMYIQNELESIGDVIDKNIMSLTAKKIEQNLIFSEEGFHELEHLLYRVNRNFGNLSNALKNDDMDQAKLVLDSHKKKEEEKYKKLHIERLYRGQSESIATSSVHLDLISYFAQINSHIAYIANRLKLIH; this is encoded by the coding sequence ATGAGTATTTGGAATCTATTTTCCCTGGTCGGAGGGCTGGCGATTTTTCTATTCGGCATGATGGAGATGAATAAGCACCTGACATCCATTGCCGGCGGCAGAATGAAATCCATAATGATGACTCTGACGAAGGGGCCTGCCCGGGGATATCTGACCGGCCTGGGAATTACAATTATCAACCAATCCTCCTCTGCCACAACAGTTCTGGAAGCCGCTCTGGTAGGCGCAGGTCTTTTGACATTTCAACAAAGCCTCGCTGTTACACTGGGAGCTGAACTGGGATCCACTTTTCTTCCACAGTTGATAGCCTTTCCTTCAATTACCAAGTTCTCAACACTCATCGTTTTTATCGGCTTTATAATGCTTATTACTGCCAGGACAAAAAGAAAACGTCATATATCTCTTACAGTTTTCACCTTCGGTCTTCTTTTTCTTGGAATGGATATGATGTCATCATCCTTGAAACCACTAAGGACTTATGAACCCTTTATTAGTCTGATGAAAAATATCGAAACTCCGGTTCTTGGAATGCTGCTGGGCCTGGTATTCACTATGATCATACAGTCATCAGGGGCAACTACAAGTATAACAATAGCAATGGCCCTTTCCGGAACCATCTCTCTTGAACAGGCAATTCCAATCAATCTTGGAGCAGCAGTGGGAACATGTATTACCGCAGTTCTTGGGAGTATGACCCTGAACTGGGATGCAAAAAGAGCGGCGTATATCCATATAATGTTCCAGCTGATAGGTACCCTATGGGTCTTTATACTATTATCAATCCCCTTCCATGGGGAGAGGTTGTATATATGGGGAATCAAGTGGTTTACTTCCAATATACTGGGAACCGAAAGTCTGGCACGCCAGATTGCCATGGGTTTTACCTTTATGCCGATTATCAATCATATAATTGTTTTCCCCAACCTGAGGTTCATACTCCGTCTCTTTAATAAGCTCTTTCCCGAAAGAGAGTCCCCCAAGCCCTTTGGCGTCAAATATATAAAAACAAATCTTATCAGCAACAGTATTGAACTCTCACTTCTCATGACAAAGAAAGAGATAATACGTGTATCAGATCTAATCCAGACAATGATACTTGAGATGAAAACAGCCTTCAGATCAAAAGATTCCACAATTTTTGAAAGAGTCAGTGAACTGGATTCCAAGGTGGATACACTGCATAAAGCAATTATTCCTTTTCTTGCCGAACTGTCTCAGGAGGAATTGACGGAAAAGGAATCAGAACTGTGTATGAATTATATGTATATTCAGAATGAGCTGGAATCAATCGGTGACGTAATAGACAAAAATATTATGAGTCTAACCGCAAAGAAAATTGAACAGAATCTTATCTTTTCAGAAGAGGGTTTTCATGAGCTGGAGCATCTTCTTTACCGTGTTAACAGAAATTTTGGAAATCTGTCAAATGCATTGAAGAATGATGATATGGATCAGGCGAAGCTTGTTCTGGACTCACATAAAAAGAAAGAGGAAGAAAAATACAAGAAACTGCACATAGAGCGTTTATATAGAGGCCAATCCGAATCGATTGCCACCTCTTCGGTTCACCTGGATCTTATCTCCTATTTTGCACAGATAAATAGTCATATAGCCTATATCGCAAATAGACTGAAGCTTATTCATTAG